The proteins below are encoded in one region of Rubripirellula reticaptiva:
- a CDS encoding phosphorylase family protein — translation MLNVLIVDDDSVKQAKIEQVIRSHVFCDLELKVVPCQAAALEELRSNHFDLMVLDINLPRGASDNPVSDGGIRLLKTLDKHKEFNSPQHVVGLTAYEELAAKNASLFNSSMRFLITYKASSSDWQSRLSTLVVNIVAAKPDAEDANYLCDLAILTALQSPELDAVLKLDADWVQLPQSIGDAFCFHRGTFKLDNKKLSVISASATRMGMPAATVLTCLAIERFRPRYLAMAGIAAGVKGNFGDVLVADRTWDYGSGKSRNSGRWFARTQFDPDPHQISTDDGLLSRISLFRSQNREMLRQLAQDWNGSVEHTPEILIGPVASGASVLENRPAIEAIKRNNRKLIGIEMETYGVYLAAALATSPRPVVFSAKAICDFGDNRKNDRMQEFAAYMSAQVLHAFAVQHLC, via the coding sequence ATGTTAAACGTACTAATTGTTGACGACGACAGTGTCAAACAAGCAAAAATCGAACAGGTCATTCGTTCGCATGTTTTTTGTGATTTGGAGCTCAAGGTGGTTCCTTGCCAAGCAGCGGCATTGGAGGAGCTCCGGAGCAATCATTTCGATTTGATGGTTCTTGACATTAATCTTCCACGAGGAGCTTCCGATAATCCAGTGTCTGATGGTGGGATTAGGTTGCTAAAGACACTCGACAAACACAAGGAATTTAATTCGCCGCAGCACGTGGTCGGCTTAACCGCTTACGAAGAGTTGGCTGCCAAGAACGCGTCTCTGTTCAATAGCTCCATGAGGTTCTTGATAACCTATAAAGCGAGCAGTTCTGATTGGCAGTCGCGTCTCAGCACCTTGGTCGTTAACATCGTCGCGGCGAAACCAGATGCCGAGGACGCGAACTACCTTTGCGACTTGGCAATTTTGACGGCGCTACAAAGTCCCGAGCTTGATGCAGTGTTGAAACTAGACGCTGACTGGGTTCAGCTTCCGCAGTCCATTGGGGATGCGTTTTGTTTTCATCGCGGGACCTTCAAACTTGACAACAAAAAGCTGTCGGTTATTTCGGCGTCAGCGACTCGAATGGGCATGCCGGCCGCAACTGTGCTCACCTGCCTGGCCATCGAGCGGTTTCGCCCCAGGTATCTGGCAATGGCAGGCATCGCAGCCGGCGTTAAGGGCAATTTCGGCGATGTGCTCGTCGCTGATCGCACATGGGACTATGGAAGCGGGAAGTCGAGAAATTCAGGTCGTTGGTTTGCAAGAACCCAATTTGATCCAGATCCGCATCAGATTTCGACCGATGACGGATTGCTGTCACGGATTTCGCTCTTTCGTTCTCAGAATCGCGAGATGCTTCGTCAACTCGCCCAAGACTGGAATGGTTCTGTTGAGCACACACCTGAAATTCTCATTGGTCCAGTTGCATCGGGGGCATCAGTTCTTGAGAACCGACCTGCGATTGAGGCCATCAAGAGAAACAATCGAAAATTGATTGGTATTGAGATGGAGACCTATGGCGTTTATCTCGCGGCGGCTTTGGCGACATCACCACGACCTGTAGTTTTTTCAGCGAAGGCAATTTGCGATTTCGGAGACAACCGAAAGAACGATAGGATGCAGGAATTTGCCGCGTACATGAGTGCTCAGGTGTTGCATGCGTTTGCAGTTCAGCATCTTTGTTAG
- a CDS encoding response regulator transcription factor — protein sequence MTSILIVEDDDNKRAKIDEFVRELKSGCEVSHSRSYSSGVDRAIREGPDLLLLDMQMPTFDKSEKEDGGPLRHFAGIHLLRRLRKHGISTRVIVVTGFESFGEGEEKVSLEGLEHRLRDEFPEIFLGIVHLRASESRWQIELKELLLKFYGEKC from the coding sequence ATGACAAGTATTTTGATCGTTGAAGACGATGATAATAAGCGCGCAAAAATTGACGAGTTTGTGCGTGAATTGAAGTCGGGTTGCGAGGTTTCCCACTCGCGATCGTATTCCTCGGGAGTTGATCGTGCAATTCGGGAAGGGCCGGATCTGCTACTCCTTGATATGCAAATGCCAACATTTGATAAATCAGAGAAAGAAGATGGTGGGCCGTTAAGACATTTCGCTGGTATACACCTACTTCGGAGGCTTCGGAAGCATGGTATTTCTACCAGGGTAATCGTCGTCACCGGATTTGAGAGTTTTGGTGAGGGCGAAGAAAAAGTGTCGCTTGAAGGTCTGGAGCATCGACTGAGAGACGAATTTCCCGAAATCTTTCTGGGGATCGTTCACCTTCGTGCATCTGAGTCACGTTGGCAAATTGAATTGAAGGAACTTCTGTTGAAGTTTTATGGAGAGAAATGTTAA